A section of the Microbulbifer pacificus genome encodes:
- a CDS encoding mechanosensitive ion channel domain-containing protein → MPAARQWLLCLAAILLLLPMIAAAQLPSTKPKEFSPVIPDFNELAADWWTQWPDATQEQREQWLKELEKAWQDWTPSIPEDADLGKKVGEVKLRFSGIRKTWLKRAELKKVGVLPEVKFPSNPNVLQWAQSDAAVARGQQRLDGLRLEKSQMDESVAQALSRMRERVVALRDRSRADPKYLEATVNVFLAQLTYLQTLEEQRLLQEQLIAWQEELTFARAELERMLKELHYSAAVSKKLAAARTQEKSNLEDLARERSDSQNLIFESSDAAVTMEQQIKMMNFSVATLENRLQLRKQELLQAMNSVLSETEGEEQKLSLSKDLVANAETVKNNLSRQLNVRQRQIVAWVGEDSKAMTKWWREFEKVASGLGRAGDLIDDVKRYETAQLFVYQRQQGWWKTLGERAVHQFQDLRASWRNLANYELFAISGQPIRLKDIAQIILVILGAWACSRLLNWILKRMVRKNRTSEQGAYTLWRILNYCIVLITSIIVLTMVGLDTSKLTLIAGALSVGIGFGMQAIFSNFISGIILLFEQPLRVGDLVELESGVFGRIRDINVRSTRITTRDNVDILVPNSEFVTGRVTNHTLDDPVRRIHVMFGVAYGTDPEVVREAAMAAAERVPVTFTNWQRKTEVWLTSFGDSSLDFKLVVWVNSNAVSSLGDLTALYNIELLREFNQRGIEIPFPQRDLHVRSWGPSTPAVTEMPVDVTKTERAPASRRGSAGKEDWPDDAASGDGEDGGSEDGNGPTGH, encoded by the coding sequence TTGCCTGCCGCGCGGCAGTGGTTGCTGTGCCTCGCTGCCATCCTGCTGTTGCTGCCGATGATCGCCGCAGCGCAACTCCCCTCTACCAAGCCGAAAGAATTCTCTCCGGTCATCCCGGACTTCAATGAGCTGGCCGCGGACTGGTGGACCCAGTGGCCGGACGCCACCCAGGAACAGCGCGAGCAGTGGCTAAAGGAGCTGGAGAAAGCCTGGCAGGACTGGACCCCGTCCATTCCGGAAGACGCGGACCTGGGCAAGAAGGTCGGCGAGGTCAAACTGCGTTTCAGTGGAATTCGCAAGACCTGGCTGAAGCGCGCGGAGCTGAAGAAGGTCGGCGTACTGCCCGAGGTCAAGTTCCCCAGTAACCCCAATGTGCTGCAATGGGCGCAGTCGGATGCGGCGGTAGCGCGGGGCCAGCAACGCCTTGACGGCCTGCGGCTCGAGAAGTCGCAGATGGATGAGAGTGTCGCGCAGGCGCTAAGTCGTATGCGGGAGCGTGTGGTCGCGTTGCGCGACAGGAGCCGCGCGGACCCGAAATATCTCGAAGCCACGGTAAATGTGTTTCTCGCCCAGCTCACCTATTTGCAGACGCTCGAGGAGCAGCGGCTGCTGCAGGAACAGCTCATCGCGTGGCAGGAGGAGTTGACCTTTGCCCGCGCGGAACTGGAGCGCATGTTGAAGGAACTGCATTACAGCGCCGCGGTATCGAAAAAGCTTGCCGCTGCGCGCACCCAGGAAAAATCCAATCTGGAGGATCTGGCGCGCGAGCGCAGCGATTCCCAGAACCTGATCTTCGAAAGCTCCGATGCCGCCGTCACCATGGAGCAGCAGATCAAGATGATGAACTTCAGCGTGGCGACGCTGGAAAATCGCCTGCAGCTGCGCAAGCAGGAACTGCTGCAGGCCATGAACAGTGTCTTGAGCGAGACCGAGGGCGAAGAGCAGAAGTTGTCCCTCAGCAAGGATCTGGTGGCCAATGCGGAGACGGTAAAAAATAATCTCTCGCGCCAGCTCAATGTGCGCCAGCGCCAGATCGTTGCCTGGGTGGGGGAAGACTCCAAGGCTATGACCAAGTGGTGGCGAGAGTTTGAAAAGGTCGCCAGCGGCCTCGGTCGCGCCGGTGACCTGATTGACGATGTGAAGCGCTACGAAACTGCCCAGCTGTTCGTGTACCAGCGCCAACAGGGTTGGTGGAAAACCCTCGGTGAGCGCGCCGTGCACCAGTTCCAGGACCTGCGCGCCAGTTGGCGTAACCTGGCCAACTACGAGTTGTTTGCCATCAGCGGCCAGCCCATCCGCCTGAAGGACATCGCGCAAATTATCCTGGTGATTCTCGGCGCCTGGGCCTGTTCGCGGCTGCTGAACTGGATCTTGAAGCGCATGGTGCGTAAAAACCGCACCAGCGAGCAGGGTGCCTATACCCTGTGGCGAATCCTGAATTACTGCATCGTCCTGATCACTTCCATCATCGTGCTCACCATGGTGGGGCTGGACACCTCCAAGCTCACGCTGATCGCCGGTGCCCTGTCGGTGGGTATCGGCTTTGGTATGCAGGCGATATTTTCCAACTTCATTTCCGGCATCATCCTGCTGTTCGAGCAGCCGCTGCGGGTCGGCGATCTGGTGGAGCTGGAGTCCGGGGTGTTCGGGCGCATCCGCGATATCAATGTGCGCTCCACCCGCATTACCACCCGCGACAATGTGGATATCCTGGTGCCGAATTCCGAATTCGTCACCGGGCGTGTCACCAACCATACGCTGGACGATCCGGTGCGGCGCATTCACGTGATGTTTGGCGTCGCCTACGGCACCGATCCGGAAGTCGTGCGCGAGGCGGCGATGGCGGCGGCGGAGCGGGTGCCGGTGACGTTTACCAACTGGCAGCGCAAAACCGAGGTGTGGCTCACCAGCTTCGGCGACAGCTCGCTGGATTTCAAGCTGGTGGTGTGGGTGAACAGCAATGCGGTGTCCTCCCTCGGGGACCTCACCGCGCTCTACAACATTGAGCTGCTGCGGGAGTTCAACCAGCGCGGCATCGAGATTCCCTTCCCGCAGCGCGACCTGCATGTGCGCAGCTGGGGGCCGTCGACACCGGCGGTGACCGAAATGCCAGTTGATGTCACGAAAACGGAGCGCGCCCCGGCGTCTAGGCGCGGCTCCGCCGGGAAGGAAGACTGGCCGGACGATGCTGCGAGCGGCGACGGCGAAGATGGCGGCAGCGAGGACGGAAATGGTCCTACCGGTCACTAA
- a CDS encoding tetratricopeptide repeat protein has translation MGNACHYHSGADAIWQCSGCSKEYCGECVPGSVDNYYKSTPKCVLCNQRLNNVGASNKARPFWQMASFYFRYALSSGPLMVSAICAVAAIAMTGLGWLSIFVLVAMLAVVIRYNLLVIEKLAGGQLEAPTFGDAQDGRSAAIFVKVIGMILVAGGVGMLFAGLGEGAVQVYSIILSLLAPAAMIVLALEHSMRAAVNPLKLLQFTLIIGWPYWLLWLSTSAVSAAPAYLLPVVAGKLPAWMLLPLLAFVTSYFSIVTSAMMGYICLTRQQKLGVIAQVYDDEFMEESEFDRRKALANASILLREGRGEEARKTLVNVLRQQPDDIALNERYFRLLLAIDDRKALRELGPHLLERFIKLNQAHKAAELYLATASAVGTPAIDKSLLRHQLAEALYRQRQFKPALALVNNLHKEDPNYTRLDSAYLLLAKIYMDGFNRTDNSRALLAFVEKKFPNSAVIGEVRQLQGILAAEQRAQPVPGR, from the coding sequence ATGGGCAACGCCTGCCACTACCACTCCGGTGCGGATGCCATCTGGCAATGCTCCGGCTGCAGCAAGGAATACTGCGGCGAATGCGTACCGGGTTCTGTGGATAACTATTACAAATCCACCCCCAAGTGCGTGCTGTGCAACCAGCGCTTGAACAACGTGGGCGCGAGCAACAAGGCCCGCCCCTTTTGGCAGATGGCCTCATTCTATTTCCGCTATGCGCTCTCCAGCGGGCCGCTCATGGTTTCCGCCATCTGTGCAGTGGCAGCCATCGCCATGACCGGCTTGGGCTGGTTGTCGATTTTTGTGCTGGTGGCGATGCTCGCGGTAGTGATTCGCTACAACCTGCTGGTCATCGAGAAACTCGCCGGCGGCCAGCTTGAGGCCCCCACCTTTGGCGACGCCCAGGACGGTCGCAGTGCGGCCATCTTCGTCAAGGTCATCGGCATGATTCTGGTAGCCGGCGGCGTCGGCATGCTGTTTGCCGGGCTGGGTGAAGGTGCCGTGCAGGTATATTCCATCATCCTTTCGCTGCTGGCACCGGCGGCAATGATCGTGCTGGCCCTGGAGCACAGCATGCGCGCGGCAGTAAATCCGCTCAAGCTGCTGCAGTTCACCCTGATCATCGGCTGGCCCTACTGGCTGCTGTGGCTATCCACCAGCGCGGTATCCGCGGCGCCAGCCTACCTGTTGCCGGTAGTGGCCGGGAAGTTGCCCGCGTGGATGCTGCTGCCGCTGCTGGCCTTTGTCACCAGTTATTTCTCCATCGTCACCAGCGCCATGATGGGCTACATCTGCCTGACCCGGCAGCAGAAGCTGGGTGTGATTGCGCAGGTGTACGACGATGAGTTTATGGAAGAGAGCGAGTTCGACCGCCGCAAGGCGCTGGCGAACGCCAGTATCCTGCTGCGCGAAGGCCGCGGCGAGGAGGCGCGCAAGACTCTGGTGAATGTGCTGCGCCAGCAACCGGACGATATCGCGCTGAACGAGCGCTACTTCCGCCTGCTACTCGCCATCGACGATCGCAAAGCGCTGCGTGAGCTGGGTCCACACCTGCTGGAGCGGTTCATCAAGCTGAACCAGGCGCACAAGGCCGCTGAACTGTACCTTGCCACGGCCAGTGCGGTGGGCACGCCCGCCATCGACAAATCCCTGTTGCGCCACCAGCTCGCCGAGGCACTCTACCGCCAGCGCCAGTTCAAACCGGCGCTGGCACTGGTGAACAACCTGCACAAGGAAGACCCGAACTACACACGACTGGACAGCGCCTATTTACTGCTGGCCAAGATCTATATGGATGGATTCAACCGCACCGACAACAGCCGCGCGCTACTGGCGTTTGTGGAAAAGAAATTCCCCAACAGTGCGGTGATCGGTGAAGTGCGCCAGCTGCAGGGGATTCTCGCCGCAGAGCAGCGGGCGCAGCCTGTACCGGGGCGGTAG
- a CDS encoding NAD-dependent succinate-semialdehyde dehydrogenase has translation MELNNNQLLKAQNYIDGQWRDGAGKLAVTDPATGALLADIADGTAADAEQAVAAAHAAFPAWSGKTAAERAAILKRWYQLIANNREDLARLLTMEQGKPLAEALGEIDYGASYIEWYAEECRRAYGQTIPTHNPNMRLHTIRQPVGVVTCITPWNFPNAMITRKAAPALAAGCTVVIKPAAETPLSALALCALAQEAGLPAGTLNVVVSSDSAAVGKVLTQDPRVAKFTFTGSTQVGKLLMSQCAGTVKKMSMELGGNAPFIVFDDADIDVAVTACMATKMRNAGQTCVSTNRIYVHESVHDVFVEKLRAQMAALVPGHGLEQGTTFGPLIFRRAVDRVHGLVEEAVANGARLLLGGDFLPNGENYYAPTLLVDVHDDMRIAREEIFGPLAVVLKFRDEADVIRRANDTAYGLAAYVMSENIHRANRVVEALEYGMVACNAGVFSTTVAPFGGIKESGIGREGGVEGMAEFYETKYCCYGV, from the coding sequence ATGGAACTGAACAATAACCAATTGTTGAAGGCCCAGAACTATATCGATGGCCAGTGGCGCGATGGCGCCGGTAAGTTGGCGGTCACTGACCCCGCAACGGGTGCATTGCTGGCGGATATCGCCGATGGCACCGCGGCAGACGCGGAGCAGGCGGTGGCCGCGGCCCACGCCGCTTTCCCGGCATGGAGTGGCAAGACTGCCGCCGAACGCGCAGCAATCCTGAAGCGCTGGTATCAGTTGATCGCCAACAACCGCGAGGACCTGGCGCGGTTGCTGACCATGGAGCAGGGCAAGCCGCTGGCGGAGGCGCTGGGAGAGATCGATTACGGCGCCTCTTACATCGAGTGGTACGCGGAGGAGTGTCGTCGCGCCTATGGCCAGACCATCCCTACCCACAACCCGAACATGCGCCTGCACACCATCCGCCAGCCGGTGGGTGTGGTGACCTGCATTACACCGTGGAATTTCCCCAATGCGATGATCACCCGCAAGGCGGCGCCGGCACTGGCGGCGGGCTGCACCGTGGTGATCAAGCCGGCGGCAGAGACGCCCCTGTCCGCACTGGCGCTGTGTGCGCTGGCGCAGGAGGCGGGATTGCCGGCGGGTACGCTGAATGTGGTGGTGAGCAGTGATTCGGCGGCCGTCGGCAAGGTGCTGACACAAGATCCGCGGGTGGCGAAGTTCACCTTCACCGGCTCTACCCAGGTGGGCAAGCTGCTGATGAGCCAGTGCGCGGGCACGGTGAAGAAAATGTCGATGGAGCTCGGTGGCAATGCGCCGTTTATCGTGTTTGACGATGCGGATATCGATGTGGCGGTGACTGCCTGCATGGCTACCAAAATGCGCAATGCAGGCCAGACTTGTGTGTCCACCAACCGGATTTACGTGCACGAGTCGGTGCACGATGTCTTTGTCGAAAAGCTGCGCGCGCAGATGGCGGCGCTGGTGCCGGGGCATGGGCTGGAACAGGGCACAACTTTTGGGCCGCTGATTTTCCGCCGCGCGGTGGATCGGGTGCACGGCCTGGTGGAGGAGGCGGTGGCCAATGGGGCGCGTCTGCTGTTGGGCGGGGATTTTCTGCCGAACGGCGAGAATTACTATGCGCCGACGCTGCTGGTGGATGTGCACGATGATATGCGCATTGCACGCGAGGAGATTTTCGGGCCGCTGGCGGTGGTGCTGAAGTTCCGCGATGAGGCGGATGTGATCCGACGCGCGAATGATACGGCGTATGGGCTGGCGGCTTATGTGATGAGCGAGAATATTCACCGCGCGAATCGGGTGGTGGAGGCGCTGGAGTACGGCATGGTGGCGTGTAACGCCGGTGTGTTCTCGACCACGGTGGCGCCCTTCGGCGGTATCAAGGAATCCGGTATCGGCCGCGAGGGCGGCGTTGAGGGTATGGCGGAATTTTACGAGACCAAATATTGCTGCTACGGGGTTTGA
- a CDS encoding aspartate aminotransferase family protein, which produces MSELKTDAFWMPFTPNRSYKAAPRIVERAEGIYLFEKSGRKIIDATAGLWCSNAGHCRREIAEAIHQQALKLDYSSIFNFGHELSFEYSERLVQYTPDGLNRVFFGNSGSEAVESALKIALQYQRARGKGTRTMFIGREKGYHGVNFGGISVGGIPTNYQAFGQPVKSNHMRHTLDIARNAFSRGLPQHGIELAEDLERLVAFHGADQIAAVIVEPFSGAGGVVLPPQGYLKQLREICDKHDLLLIFDEVISGWGRTGSPFASQEFGVTPDMITSAKGITNATVPLGAVFVSDKIYNTVMDAAAEGAVEFFHGYTYSAHPVACAAGMATLDIYDREGLLTRAAGDIGKHWENALHSLADLDNVIDVRNYGLVGAIELRAPENLKGKFGAKASALAWEAGVMARGIGDALCMSPPLIIEAHEIDDIVTKLREVISGLA; this is translated from the coding sequence ATGTCCGAACTGAAAACCGATGCATTCTGGATGCCCTTTACCCCCAACCGCTCTTACAAGGCGGCGCCGCGCATTGTCGAGCGTGCGGAGGGCATTTACCTGTTTGAAAAATCCGGTCGCAAGATCATCGATGCCACTGCCGGCCTGTGGTGTTCCAACGCGGGCCACTGCCGTCGCGAAATTGCCGAGGCGATTCACCAGCAGGCGCTGAAGCTGGATTACAGCTCCATTTTCAATTTCGGCCACGAGCTGAGCTTTGAATATTCCGAGCGCCTGGTGCAGTACACGCCGGATGGCCTGAACCGTGTGTTCTTCGGCAATTCCGGTTCCGAGGCGGTGGAGTCGGCGCTGAAGATTGCACTGCAGTACCAGCGCGCCCGTGGCAAGGGCACCCGCACCATGTTTATCGGCCGCGAGAAGGGTTACCACGGGGTGAACTTCGGTGGTATTTCCGTGGGTGGTATTCCGACGAATTACCAGGCGTTCGGCCAGCCGGTGAAGTCCAATCACATGCGCCACACCCTGGATATCGCGCGCAATGCGTTCAGCCGCGGCCTGCCGCAGCACGGTATCGAGCTGGCGGAGGATCTCGAGCGTCTGGTTGCGTTCCACGGCGCGGACCAGATTGCGGCGGTGATTGTGGAGCCGTTCTCCGGTGCCGGTGGTGTGGTGCTGCCGCCGCAGGGTTACCTCAAGCAACTGCGCGAGATCTGCGACAAGCACGATCTGCTGCTGATTTTTGATGAGGTGATTTCCGGCTGGGGCCGTACCGGTTCGCCGTTTGCCTCCCAGGAATTCGGGGTGACGCCGGACATGATCACTTCCGCCAAGGGCATCACCAATGCGACGGTGCCGCTGGGCGCGGTGTTTGTGAGTGACAAGATTTACAACACCGTGATGGATGCCGCCGCCGAGGGCGCAGTGGAGTTTTTCCACGGTTACACCTACTCCGCACACCCGGTGGCCTGTGCTGCCGGTATGGCGACGCTGGATATCTACGATCGCGAGGGACTGCTGACCCGCGCCGCCGGCGATATCGGCAAGCACTGGGAAAACGCACTGCACAGCCTGGCGGATCTCGACAATGTGATCGATGTGCGCAATTACGGGCTGGTGGGGGCAATCGAGCTGCGCGCACCGGAAAACCTCAAAGGCAAGTTCGGGGCCAAGGCGTCGGCGCTGGCGTGGGAAGCGGGGGTGATGGCGCGGGGCATTGGCGATGCGCTGTGTATGTCGCCGCCGCTGATTATCGAGGCCCATGAAATTGACGATATCGTCACCAAACTGCGCGAGGTGATTTCCGGGCTGGCATAA
- a CDS encoding rhomboid family intramembrane serine protease, whose product MRSPCILNNLINQPPTTGLPLLIIPIQNRPDWRRPPLVCFALVLVNLLVFVLYQSGDEARWQVAEEYYFASDLPGLEEASFYEFVDEQKPEWRTLAQGAGEEFIYEQLLWSREFHNWLVPQLEAEGQKSWLQQRQQFAEQRDSLSNFAYGLTPANPTLKGLFGHMFLHGGWEHLLGNMVFLLLFGLSVELALGAAWFIGLYLLGGLAAAALHMGVEAGSLMPVIGASGAVSAVMGMFVAVYGIRRLRFFYTLGFVFGEFTAPALLVLPLWLGKEVFGYFFGNDNIAYWAHFGGLVAGFACTLLLIRLRPSREIHVEEDLPPTPAQMALARIESLQNSGKLLEASQAAASAQRQHPDSLPLIYKSIELTALTPESEAHHRAWLALFALAKQPGQDFAPVAQGVEDYLQKVKVPRALNLGVCLVIAQRAAAEKRWELVETLLLRLQEKAYRHPLMARLANGLVEHYRRCGDEERARRALDFARTLQPTAV is encoded by the coding sequence TTGCGCAGTCCCTGTATTCTGAACAACCTGATCAATCAACCGCCAACCACAGGTCTGCCCTTGCTCATCATTCCCATCCAGAACAGGCCCGACTGGCGCAGACCGCCGCTGGTGTGTTTTGCCCTGGTTCTTGTCAACCTGCTGGTGTTCGTCCTCTACCAGAGTGGCGACGAGGCCCGCTGGCAGGTCGCTGAGGAGTATTACTTCGCCAGCGACCTGCCCGGACTGGAGGAGGCGAGCTTCTACGAATTCGTCGATGAGCAAAAGCCGGAGTGGCGCACTCTGGCCCAGGGCGCGGGTGAGGAGTTCATCTACGAGCAGCTGCTGTGGAGCCGGGAGTTCCACAATTGGCTGGTGCCACAGCTGGAAGCGGAGGGGCAGAAGTCCTGGCTACAGCAGCGGCAACAGTTCGCCGAGCAGCGCGATAGCCTGTCTAATTTTGCCTACGGCCTGACGCCGGCGAATCCCACCTTGAAGGGCCTGTTCGGGCATATGTTCCTGCACGGCGGCTGGGAGCACCTGCTGGGGAACATGGTGTTCCTGTTGCTGTTTGGCCTGTCGGTGGAGCTCGCCCTGGGCGCCGCCTGGTTTATCGGGCTGTACCTGCTTGGCGGGCTCGCCGCCGCGGCCCTGCACATGGGGGTGGAAGCGGGCAGCCTGATGCCGGTGATCGGCGCCTCCGGCGCGGTGTCGGCGGTGATGGGCATGTTCGTGGCGGTGTACGGAATCCGCCGGCTGCGCTTTTTCTATACCCTTGGGTTTGTGTTTGGGGAGTTCACCGCGCCGGCGCTGTTGGTACTGCCGCTGTGGCTGGGCAAGGAAGTGTTCGGGTACTTCTTTGGCAACGACAACATCGCCTACTGGGCCCATTTTGGCGGACTGGTGGCGGGCTTTGCCTGCACTCTGCTGCTGATCCGCCTGCGCCCGAGCCGTGAGATCCACGTGGAAGAGGATCTGCCGCCGACACCGGCGCAAATGGCGCTCGCGCGCATCGAATCCCTGCAGAACAGTGGCAAGCTGCTGGAAGCCAGTCAGGCAGCGGCCAGCGCCCAGCGCCAGCACCCCGATTCCCTGCCGTTGATCTACAAGTCCATTGAACTCACCGCGCTGACGCCGGAGAGCGAGGCGCACCACCGGGCCTGGCTGGCACTGTTCGCACTGGCCAAACAGCCGGGACAGGACTTTGCTCCGGTGGCTCAGGGCGTCGAGGATTATCTGCAGAAAGTGAAGGTGCCGCGGGCGCTGAATCTGGGGGTGTGCCTGGTGATCGCCCAGCGCGCCGCCGCGGAAAAACGCTGGGAGCTGGTGGAAACCCTGTTGCTGCGCCTGCAGGAAAAGGCGTATCGCCATCCTCTGATGGCGCGTCTCGCCAACGGCCTGGTGGAGCACTACCGCCGCTGTGGCGACGAGGAGCGGGCACGCAGGGCGCTCGACTTTGCCCGCACCCTGCAGCCCACTGCGGTTTAA
- the pepB gene encoding aminopeptidase PepB has product MTTAMQVKLETTAAAEHWGKNALLSFSDSEARIHATEATGGKLVAVQRGARRLDGMGVTAVALVGGNWDLETRWAFWAGYYNPNRKSTLDWGVGDGEELKELEARKAASLWVREITNGTPENVFPRALAESAADMLQKLAPYAVEYRILSGDELVEEGFMGIHNVGRGSVRGGAMLQLDYNPTGKEDAPVDICLVGKGITFDSGGYSIKPSAGMAHMKSDMGGAAMVTGGLALAIARGLKKRVKLYLCCAENLVSGNAFKLGDIIRYKNGVTAEILNTDAEGRLVLADGLIAASEQNPRYILDAATLTGAAKMAVGRDYNSVMSFEDEMAEKVLSAAKLENEKAWRLPLEKFHMEQIPSGFAEIANVGVDGSPGASTAAAFLAKFVRDDGRGWVHIDLSGSYLPSPNDQWAQGAKGHGVRTIARFLLDN; this is encoded by the coding sequence ATGACAACAGCGATGCAGGTAAAGCTGGAAACCACCGCGGCGGCGGAACACTGGGGCAAGAACGCCCTGTTGAGCTTCAGCGACAGCGAAGCCCGGATTCACGCTACCGAGGCCACCGGCGGCAAACTGGTCGCAGTGCAGCGCGGCGCCCGCCGTCTGGACGGCATGGGGGTAACTGCAGTTGCTCTGGTTGGGGGTAACTGGGACCTGGAAACTCGCTGGGCCTTCTGGGCCGGCTATTACAACCCGAACCGCAAGAGCACCCTGGACTGGGGTGTTGGCGATGGCGAAGAACTGAAAGAACTGGAAGCGCGCAAGGCGGCCAGCCTGTGGGTACGTGAAATCACCAACGGCACTCCGGAAAATGTCTTCCCGCGCGCACTCGCCGAAAGCGCCGCGGACATGCTGCAAAAGCTCGCCCCTTATGCTGTGGAATACCGGATCCTCTCTGGTGACGAGCTGGTTGAGGAGGGCTTTATGGGCATCCACAACGTTGGCCGCGGCAGCGTGCGCGGCGGTGCCATGCTACAGCTGGACTACAACCCGACGGGCAAAGAAGATGCTCCTGTGGATATCTGCCTGGTGGGCAAGGGCATCACCTTTGATTCCGGTGGCTACAGCATCAAACCTTCCGCCGGCATGGCGCACATGAAATCCGATATGGGCGGCGCGGCGATGGTTACCGGTGGCCTGGCGCTCGCTATCGCCCGCGGCCTTAAAAAACGCGTGAAGCTCTATCTCTGCTGCGCGGAAAACCTGGTTTCCGGCAACGCGTTCAAGCTGGGCGATATCATCCGCTACAAAAACGGCGTGACGGCAGAAATTCTGAATACCGATGCGGAAGGACGACTGGTACTGGCAGACGGTCTTATCGCCGCGAGCGAGCAGAACCCGCGCTACATTCTCGATGCCGCTACCCTCACCGGTGCGGCGAAAATGGCGGTGGGTCGGGATTACAACTCGGTGATGAGTTTCGAGGACGAGATGGCCGAGAAAGTGCTGTCTGCGGCCAAGCTGGAAAACGAAAAGGCCTGGCGCCTGCCGCTGGAAAAATTCCACATGGAGCAGATTCCCTCCGGCTTTGCGGAGATTGCCAACGTGGGCGTGGATGGCAGCCCGGGTGCTTCCACCGCAGCGGCGTTCCTCGCCAAGTTTGTACGCGACGACGGGCGCGGCTGGGTGCACATCGATCTTTCCGGTTCTTACTTACCCTCGCCGAATGACCAGTGGGCGCAGGGAGCCAAGGGGCACGGCGTTCGTACTATTGCCCGATTCCTGTTGGACAATTGA
- a CDS encoding DUF6515 family protein produces the protein MHGNRPCARVLPSLLLFSCIAAGSASAQTNPQNSPPPDQSSGAAEEDYRRDPDRQRQLPASAKQLTLSGNIYYYLDGYFYRKEADGYLRVEPPLGAELSFLPGRSQGFEIDGQRFFLSGTGTFYRFDPRRGSYTVTTPPYEWRRYYNGDIVGAYEERLYGYPDENLDDLRDRSGIPRAYPPGALDPNGRGEEGIPLYEAEGYRDPRRRGIRPYANVRPPYDWSSGERYDNRALAESACRQGASDAARRGSSLEDQRQRIYQREYRDCIQRYDRRR, from the coding sequence GTGCATGGGAACCGCCCCTGCGCGCGAGTTCTCCCCTCACTGCTGCTTTTCTCTTGCATCGCCGCCGGTAGCGCGAGCGCGCAGACGAATCCCCAGAACTCTCCCCCACCAGATCAATCCAGCGGCGCGGCGGAGGAAGATTACCGGCGCGACCCGGACCGCCAGCGGCAGTTACCCGCTTCTGCCAAGCAGCTGACCCTGAGCGGCAATATTTACTACTACCTGGATGGGTATTTCTACCGCAAGGAAGCCGACGGCTATCTGCGGGTGGAGCCGCCACTCGGGGCGGAGTTGTCATTCCTGCCCGGCCGCAGTCAGGGTTTTGAAATTGATGGTCAGCGCTTTTTCCTGAGCGGCACCGGTACTTTCTACCGCTTTGATCCCCGCCGCGGCAGTTATACCGTGACCACGCCTCCCTATGAATGGCGCCGCTACTACAACGGCGACATCGTGGGTGCCTACGAGGAGCGCCTCTACGGCTATCCCGACGAGAACCTGGACGACCTGCGCGACCGTTCCGGAATTCCCCGTGCCTATCCGCCCGGCGCTCTCGACCCCAATGGCAGGGGCGAGGAGGGCATTCCGTTGTATGAAGCGGAGGGCTACCGCGATCCCCGCCGCCGCGGAATAAGACCCTATGCCAATGTCAGGCCCCCGTACGACTGGAGCAGTGGCGAGCGCTACGACAACCGCGCGCTCGCCGAGTCCGCCTGTCGCCAGGGCGCATCCGATGCGGCGCGGCGCGGCAGCAGCCTGGAAGACCAGCGCCAACGGATTTATCAGCGGGAATACCGCGACTGTATCCAGCGCTACGACCGCCGCCGCTGA